Proteins encoded by one window of Deinococcus radiodurans R1 = ATCC 13939 = DSM 20539:
- a CDS encoding V-type ATP synthase subunit E, translated as MALDKLLENEAQSEIERIRAEARGRAEKIVADARERAQTLLDSRQRLLENQRQAGLVRARSAADLELNAARLTASESGVTQVYQMVEDYLGNVTSAPEYGNILSRLIQEGLQAVPDAEAIEVNPAEMNVARHLVSGVEVRENPSIKGGVRVVARGGKSGVTNTLSGRLERVKADMAPQISRLLAE; from the coding sequence ATGGCCCTCGACAAGCTCCTCGAAAACGAAGCGCAGAGCGAGATCGAGCGCATTCGCGCCGAAGCTCGGGGACGCGCTGAGAAGATCGTGGCCGACGCCCGTGAACGCGCCCAGACGCTGCTCGACAGCCGTCAGCGCCTGCTGGAAAACCAGCGTCAGGCGGGGCTGGTGCGCGCCCGCTCGGCAGCCGACCTCGAACTCAACGCCGCGCGCCTGACCGCCAGCGAAAGCGGCGTCACGCAGGTCTACCAGATGGTCGAAGACTACCTGGGCAACGTGACCAGCGCCCCCGAGTACGGCAACATCCTGTCGCGCCTGATTCAAGAAGGCCTGCAAGCCGTGCCCGACGCCGAGGCCATCGAAGTCAACCCCGCCGAGATGAACGTCGCCCGCCACCTGGTGAGCGGCGTGGAGGTGCGCGAGAATCCCTCTATCAAGGGCGGCGTGCGTGTCGTGGCGCGTGGCGGCAAGAGCGGCGTGACCAACACCCTCAGTGGGCGACTCGAGCGGGTCAAGGCCGACATGGCCCCGCAGATCAGCCGCCTGCTCGCGGAATAA
- a CDS encoding V-type ATP synthase subunit F, whose amino-acid sequence MTKGESTMQRIAVLSDAETATGYRLAGATVIEASPEDALRTLEQAITDGGYGLIAVDTGLIPDPATATARIMRGRDLPILLPIPSLRDAFSSDTVDAKAYMGKLVRDTIGFDIKL is encoded by the coding sequence ATGACGAAGGGCGAAAGCACCATGCAGCGCATCGCCGTCCTGAGCGACGCCGAAACCGCGACCGGCTACCGCCTGGCGGGCGCCACCGTGATCGAGGCGAGCCCGGAAGACGCGCTGCGGACGCTGGAGCAGGCCATCACGGACGGAGGCTACGGCCTGATCGCCGTGGACACCGGCCTGATTCCTGACCCGGCGACCGCTACGGCGCGGATCATGCGCGGGCGCGACCTGCCGATCCTGCTGCCGATTCCCAGCCTGCGTGACGCGTTTTCCAGCGACACCGTGGACGCCAAGGCGTACATGGGCAAGCTGGTGCGCGACACTATCGGGTTCGATATCAAACTGTGA
- a CDS encoding P-II family nitrogen regulator gives MKLITAVVRPERVQQVKEALFQAGISGLTLSRVSGHGGEQELVEHYRGNRVMIEFRDKVEFRMAVSEPFVQPAIDAICRGARTGEVGDGKIFVQPLERVIRIRTGEEDSLALTPVTETRLAPLGGHS, from the coding sequence ATGAAACTGATTACGGCAGTGGTCCGGCCCGAACGGGTGCAGCAGGTCAAGGAAGCGCTGTTTCAGGCGGGCATCAGCGGGCTGACGCTCAGCCGGGTCAGCGGGCACGGCGGCGAACAGGAACTCGTCGAGCACTACCGGGGCAACCGGGTGATGATCGAGTTCCGCGACAAGGTCGAATTTCGCATGGCGGTCAGCGAGCCGTTCGTGCAGCCCGCCATCGACGCCATCTGCCGGGGTGCCCGCACCGGCGAGGTGGGCGACGGCAAAATTTTCGTGCAACCGCTGGAACGGGTGATTCGCATCCGCACCGGCGAGGAAGACAGCTTGGCCCTGACGCCCGTGACTGAAACCCGGCTCGCGCCCCTCGGAGGTCACTCGTGA
- a CDS encoding V-type ATP synthase subunit A has protein sequence MTQQKQGVVQSIAGPAVIAKGMYGAKMYDIVRVGQERLVGEIIRLDGDTAFVQVYEDTAGLTVGEPVETTGLPLSVELGPGMLNGIYDGIQRPLDKIREASGNFIARGIEVSSLNREQKWDFTPSVQAGDTVTGSGILGTVPEFSFTHKILVPPEVQGRLRSVAPAGQYTIDDTIAELEDGTKLRLAHYWPVRAPRPVQKKLDPSLPFLTGMRILDVMFPLVMGGAAAIPGPFGSGKTVTQQSVAKYGNADIVVYVGCGERGNEMTDVLVEFPELEDPKTGGPLMHRTILIANTSNMPVAAREASVYTGVTLAEYFRDQGYSVSLMADSTSRWAEALREISSRLEEMPAEEGYPPYLGAKLAAFYERAGAVKTLAGEDGAVSVIGAVSPAGGDMSEPVTQATLRITGAFWRLDAGLARRRHFPAINWNGSYSLFTPILDKWYRENVGPDFPELRQRIGSLLQQEAALQEVVQLVGPDALQDNERLIIETGRMLRQDFLQQNGFDPVDASASMPKNYGLMKMFLKFYDEAEAALRNGLTIDEIIQNPVIEKLARARYTPENEFMAYGEGVMDELDQTFKAVKA, from the coding sequence ATGACGCAACAGAAGCAAGGCGTCGTGCAGAGCATCGCCGGCCCGGCAGTCATCGCCAAGGGCATGTACGGTGCCAAGATGTACGACATCGTGCGCGTGGGCCAGGAGCGCCTCGTGGGCGAAATCATTCGCCTCGACGGCGACACCGCCTTCGTCCAGGTGTACGAAGACACCGCCGGTCTGACCGTGGGTGAGCCCGTCGAGACCACCGGCCTGCCCCTCTCGGTCGAACTCGGGCCGGGGATGCTCAACGGCATCTACGACGGCATTCAGCGCCCGCTCGACAAGATCCGTGAAGCCTCCGGTAACTTCATCGCGCGTGGCATCGAAGTTTCCTCGCTCAACCGCGAGCAGAAGTGGGACTTTACCCCCAGCGTGCAGGCGGGCGACACGGTCACGGGCAGCGGGATTCTCGGCACCGTGCCGGAATTCTCCTTTACCCACAAGATTCTCGTGCCGCCGGAAGTGCAGGGCCGCCTGCGTTCGGTCGCGCCGGCCGGGCAGTACACCATCGACGACACCATCGCCGAACTCGAAGACGGCACCAAGCTGCGCCTGGCACACTACTGGCCGGTGCGTGCGCCGCGTCCGGTGCAGAAGAAGCTCGATCCCAGCCTGCCCTTCCTGACCGGGATGCGCATCCTCGACGTGATGTTCCCGCTGGTGATGGGCGGCGCGGCGGCGATTCCTGGGCCGTTCGGCTCGGGCAAGACCGTGACGCAGCAGTCGGTCGCCAAGTACGGCAACGCCGACATCGTGGTGTACGTGGGCTGCGGCGAGCGCGGCAACGAAATGACCGACGTGCTGGTGGAATTCCCCGAACTGGAAGACCCCAAGACCGGCGGCCCGCTGATGCACCGCACCATCCTGATCGCCAACACCTCCAACATGCCGGTGGCGGCGCGTGAAGCCTCGGTGTACACCGGCGTGACGTTGGCCGAGTACTTCCGCGACCAGGGCTACAGCGTCTCGCTGATGGCCGACAGCACCTCCCGCTGGGCCGAAGCGCTGCGCGAAATTTCCTCGCGCCTCGAAGAAATGCCCGCCGAAGAAGGCTACCCGCCCTACCTCGGCGCCAAGCTGGCGGCGTTCTACGAGCGCGCCGGTGCGGTGAAGACCCTCGCCGGCGAAGACGGCGCAGTGTCGGTCATCGGCGCCGTGTCGCCCGCAGGCGGCGACATGTCCGAACCCGTGACCCAGGCCACCCTGCGAATCACCGGCGCCTTCTGGCGTCTGGACGCGGGCCTCGCCCGTCGCCGTCACTTCCCGGCGATCAACTGGAACGGCTCGTACTCGCTGTTTACTCCCATTCTGGACAAGTGGTACCGCGAGAACGTCGGCCCCGACTTCCCCGAACTGCGCCAGCGCATCGGCTCGCTGCTGCAACAGGAAGCGGCGCTGCAAGAAGTCGTGCAGCTCGTCGGCCCCGACGCCCTGCAAGACAACGAGCGCCTCATCATTGAAACGGGCCGCATGCTGCGCCAGGACTTCCTCCAGCAAAACGGCTTCGACCCGGTGGACGCTTCGGCCTCCATGCCCAAAAACTACGGGCTGATGAAGATGTTCCTCAAGTTCTACGACGAAGCCGAGGCGGCCCTGCGTAACGGCCTGACCATCGACGAAATCATTCAAAACCCGGTTATCGAGAAGCTCGCCCGCGCCCGCTACACCCCTGAAAACGAATTCATGGCGTACGGCGAAGGCGTGATGGACGAGCTCGACCAGACCTTCAAGGCGGTGAAAGCGTGA
- a CDS encoding ATP synthase subunit K translates to MTKTTKIALAALVLALATTGFAQETVTTAGNATNNAGLAAIGKGLALGLGALGTGVAQARIGSSLVGAAAEDPSKLGQLLLVFLLPETLVIFGFLALFLIR, encoded by the coding sequence ATGACCAAGACCACCAAGATCGCCCTCGCCGCCCTCGTGCTCGCCCTCGCCACCACCGGCTTCGCGCAGGAAACCGTGACCACCGCCGGCAACGCCACCAACAACGCTGGCCTCGCCGCCATCGGTAAGGGCCTGGCCCTGGGCCTCGGCGCTCTGGGCACCGGCGTAGCGCAGGCCCGCATCGGCTCGAGCCTGGTCGGCGCCGCCGCCGAAGACCCCAGCAAGCTCGGTCAGCTGCTGCTCGTCTTCCTGCTCCCCGAAACCCTCGTGATCTTCGGCTTCCTGGCCCTCTTCCTGATCCGCTAA
- a CDS encoding V-type ATPase subunit subunit G family protein: protein MSELASREAALDQQIEQAREEARREVEAAEQEARRIVSEAETRAQQLQAEHDQALDTETSRIREEARAQAQAQAQDTQARAAGRVQQAAEQILRAVLP from the coding sequence TTGAGTGAACTGGCGAGCCGCGAAGCCGCCCTCGATCAGCAGATCGAGCAGGCCCGCGAGGAAGCCCGGCGCGAAGTCGAGGCCGCCGAGCAAGAAGCCCGCCGGATCGTCTCGGAAGCCGAGACGCGCGCGCAGCAGCTGCAAGCGGAGCACGACCAGGCGCTGGACACCGAAACCAGCCGCATTCGTGAAGAAGCCCGCGCCCAGGCTCAGGCCCAGGCGCAAGACACCCAGGCGCGTGCCGCCGGGCGCGTGCAGCAGGCCGCCGAGCAGATTCTGAGGGCGGTGCTGCCGTGA
- a CDS encoding V-type ATP synthase subunit I, which produces MISPMQQVVIAVRKRESDNVITALQDAGVLHLRPIAEGPLSTGNLAGQDAQERREDERLLARAESTIAELGAYRPAPAPLPAQSEWETVVEGAAQPVSHLAKRRQELQSDLEVDRTYGDAVRALARMVGTLDRSRRVALVPFLIGATENLGELDGALRESLGDRYTVASEVVGANRVGVIATLSADRDAARAALSKARLGELRLPGRFDTMPLGAAADELGRVRQGGDDMQRALNAERDRLAQQHGPALYAVRDALKDRVAVHDVRAVSARGKYSLAMQGYVPADRIPALQSTLSRFGDAVSYEVFPVDEHHDQDVPVELKNSGYVTPFQNTVMGLMSLPKYGSFDPTWVVALFVPLFFGIIMADIGYGLLFLAFGMWLLGKARRNEGWDLSLFGAYLPPATLRDLGFVTNVMAGWTILWGFLTGEFFGTLFEHLGVFYMNNDLLNRLWGWTGVHWGAHAAEGGHSTGLLPIVFPRLDTENFGNIALVFALCFGILQVLWGWGIRVQQGLKHNDQAHVWEGLAMFGGVGALILLGFISKAGADFGALSNFGDWRVLLMILGFVLFIVGYLRVAKQFPLLPVELVSQGGSVVSYARIFAVGLVSAILAKLCTDLGWSLSQQIGFLGIILGIVIGALLHFFVLALTLIGHILQPIRLHMVEFLNPTGFNNETSPRYAPLRRLSPASDAGQVK; this is translated from the coding sequence GTGATTAGTCCCATGCAGCAGGTCGTGATCGCCGTGCGCAAGCGCGAGAGTGACAACGTGATCACGGCCCTGCAAGACGCCGGCGTGCTGCACCTGCGCCCCATCGCGGAAGGCCCGCTGAGCACCGGCAACCTCGCCGGGCAAGACGCTCAGGAGCGCCGCGAGGACGAGCGTCTGCTCGCGCGTGCCGAGAGCACCATCGCCGAGCTCGGTGCCTACCGCCCCGCCCCCGCCCCCCTGCCCGCGCAGAGCGAGTGGGAAACCGTGGTGGAAGGCGCGGCGCAGCCGGTGTCACACCTCGCCAAGCGTCGCCAGGAGTTGCAGTCCGACCTCGAAGTCGACCGCACCTACGGCGACGCTGTGCGGGCGCTCGCCCGGATGGTCGGGACACTGGACCGCAGCCGCCGCGTGGCGCTGGTGCCGTTCCTGATCGGCGCGACCGAGAACCTGGGCGAACTCGACGGCGCTCTGCGCGAGAGCCTGGGCGACCGCTACACCGTCGCCTCGGAAGTGGTGGGGGCCAACCGGGTCGGCGTGATCGCCACCCTGAGCGCCGACCGTGACGCCGCCCGCGCCGCGCTCAGCAAAGCCCGTCTGGGCGAGCTGCGCTTGCCGGGCCGCTTCGACACCATGCCGCTGGGCGCCGCCGCCGACGAACTCGGGCGCGTGCGCCAGGGCGGCGACGACATGCAGCGCGCCCTGAACGCCGAGCGCGACCGGCTGGCGCAGCAGCATGGCCCGGCGCTGTACGCCGTGCGCGACGCGCTGAAAGACCGCGTGGCGGTGCACGACGTGCGCGCCGTGTCGGCCCGGGGCAAGTACAGCCTGGCGATGCAGGGCTACGTGCCCGCCGACCGGATTCCCGCGCTGCAAAGTACCCTGTCGCGCTTTGGCGACGCGGTGAGCTACGAGGTCTTCCCGGTCGACGAGCACCACGACCAGGATGTGCCGGTCGAGCTGAAAAACAGCGGCTACGTCACCCCTTTCCAGAACACCGTGATGGGCCTGATGAGCCTGCCCAAGTACGGTTCCTTCGACCCGACCTGGGTGGTTGCCCTGTTCGTTCCCCTGTTTTTCGGGATCATCATGGCGGACATCGGCTACGGCCTGCTGTTCCTTGCCTTCGGCATGTGGCTGCTGGGCAAGGCCCGGCGCAACGAGGGCTGGGACCTGAGCCTTTTCGGGGCCTACCTGCCGCCCGCCACCCTGCGTGACCTGGGCTTCGTGACCAACGTCATGGCCGGCTGGACCATCCTCTGGGGCTTCCTGACCGGCGAATTTTTCGGCACCCTGTTTGAGCACCTGGGCGTGTTCTACATGAACAACGACCTGCTCAACCGCCTGTGGGGCTGGACCGGCGTCCACTGGGGCGCCCACGCCGCCGAGGGCGGGCACAGCACCGGTCTGCTTCCCATCGTCTTTCCCCGTCTCGACACCGAGAACTTCGGCAACATCGCGCTGGTGTTCGCGCTGTGCTTCGGCATCCTGCAAGTGCTGTGGGGCTGGGGCATCCGCGTGCAGCAGGGCCTCAAGCACAACGACCAGGCCCACGTCTGGGAAGGGCTCGCCATGTTCGGTGGCGTCGGCGCCCTGATTCTGCTGGGCTTCATCTCCAAGGCCGGCGCCGACTTCGGTGCGCTGTCCAACTTCGGTGACTGGCGCGTCCTGCTGATGATCCTGGGCTTCGTCCTGTTCATCGTGGGCTACCTGCGCGTCGCCAAGCAGTTCCCGCTGCTGCCGGTCGAACTCGTCTCGCAGGGCGGCTCGGTCGTGAGCTACGCCCGTATCTTCGCGGTCGGGCTGGTGTCGGCCATCCTCGCCAAGCTGTGCACCGACCTCGGCTGGTCGCTGTCGCAGCAAATCGGGTTCCTGGGCATCATCCTGGGCATCGTGATCGGCGCGCTGCTGCACTTCTTCGTGCTGGCGCTGACCCTGATCGGCCACATCCTGCAACCTATCCGTCTCCACATGGTCGAGTTCCTGAACCCCACCGGCTTCAACAACGAGACCAGCCCCCGTTACGCCCCCCTTCGCCGCCTCAGCCCCGCCTCCGATGCCGGGCAGGTCAAATAA
- a CDS encoding ammonium transporter — protein sequence MKRAPYTAAATTAALLLLPLLSTAFAADAKPHLDTGDTAWMLMSAALVFLMTPGLAFFYGGLTRAQSVLNTMMMSMVSIGLVGVLWMLAGYSLAFGDGGAWLGDFAHLGLNGLAGQLTGTIPTYVFASFQAMFAIIAVALISGAVVERMRFGAFILFAALWTLIIYSPLAHWVWGANGWLFKDGALDFAGGTVIHISAGVSALVAAWLLGPRLGYPRNAHVPHNVPLVLLGAGLLWFGWMGFNAGSALGANQTAALAFITTLIAPAAAMLTWLGWESLSSKPTAVGAATGLVVGLVAITPACAFVSPWAAVLLGILGATASYWTVQAKHRLMADDALDVFACHGVAGIVGALLTGLLAWTTGSGKPIGAQFMTQLISVVASLLYAGVGSFILLKLVSLVIPLRVPAGQEIAGIDLSAHQEQGYSENELGIGAPVFLGGD from the coding sequence GTGAAACGCGCCCCCTACACTGCCGCTGCTACTACTGCCGCCCTGCTGCTCTTGCCCCTGCTCTCGACGGCCTTCGCTGCCGACGCCAAGCCGCACCTCGACACCGGCGACACCGCCTGGATGCTGATGTCGGCGGCGCTGGTGTTCCTGATGACGCCCGGCCTCGCCTTCTTTTACGGCGGCCTGACCCGCGCCCAGAGCGTGCTGAACACCATGATGATGAGCATGGTCAGCATCGGCCTGGTCGGGGTGCTGTGGATGCTCGCCGGGTACTCGCTCGCCTTCGGGGATGGCGGCGCGTGGCTGGGGGACTTCGCGCACCTCGGTCTGAATGGGTTGGCGGGGCAGCTCACCGGCACCATTCCCACTTACGTCTTCGCCTCGTTTCAGGCCATGTTCGCCATCATCGCCGTCGCGCTGATTTCGGGCGCGGTGGTCGAGCGGATGCGCTTCGGCGCCTTTATCCTCTTCGCCGCGCTGTGGACTCTGATCATCTACTCGCCGCTCGCCCACTGGGTCTGGGGCGCCAACGGCTGGCTGTTCAAGGATGGCGCGCTCGATTTTGCGGGCGGCACCGTCATTCACATCTCCGCCGGGGTGTCCGCGCTGGTGGCGGCCTGGCTGCTGGGGCCGCGCCTGGGCTACCCGCGCAACGCCCACGTGCCGCACAACGTCCCGCTGGTGTTGCTCGGCGCCGGGCTGCTGTGGTTCGGCTGGATGGGCTTTAACGCGGGCTCGGCGCTGGGGGCCAATCAGACGGCGGCCCTTGCCTTCATCACCACCCTGATTGCGCCCGCCGCCGCCATGCTGACCTGGCTGGGCTGGGAAAGCCTGAGCAGCAAGCCGACCGCCGTGGGCGCCGCCACCGGGCTGGTCGTGGGGCTGGTCGCCATCACCCCAGCGTGCGCCTTCGTGTCGCCCTGGGCCGCCGTGCTGCTGGGCATCCTGGGTGCCACCGCGAGCTACTGGACCGTGCAGGCCAAGCACCGCCTGATGGCCGACGACGCGCTGGACGTGTTCGCCTGCCACGGGGTCGCGGGCATCGTGGGGGCGCTGCTCACCGGTCTGCTCGCCTGGACCACCGGCAGCGGCAAGCCGATTGGCGCGCAGTTCATGACTCAGCTCATCAGCGTGGTCGCCTCGCTGCTCTACGCGGGGGTCGGCAGCTTCATCCTGCTCAAGCTGGTGTCGCTGGTTATTCCACTGCGGGTGCCGGCAGGGCAGGAAATCGCAGGCATCGACCTCAGCGCCCACCAGGAGCAGGGCTACAGCGAAAACGAACTCGGCATCGGGGCGCCAGTGTTCCTGGGCGGTGACTGA
- a CDS encoding V0D/AC39 family V-type ATPase subunit, whose product MPDDYSYINTRVRVMRTKLLDGRALDAALASGSYQEFLRVLSETDFAPNMRETTAEGAGLPELDRALSQNLFDTTQRVLGFADGDAKREIETLLMKWDLTNLKTLARGIVSGRGAETIQQNLIPGGTIKPSVLQTASQSTDLASAATALGVGGHPLAKVFRNAVTAYNTTGRLLDLEVLLDQGYYRYATQVSRDTSLRRYLSREIDITNALIARNSRGGTLDTNLFVPGGSLDAAGYGRLGAGDAGGNADITAILEAPSIEDAEVAARTALDRAARSSAVSDVEGVGIILDFLRRKEIEVAKLRLIGRGKYYDLPTDEIRREVQA is encoded by the coding sequence ATGCCCGACGACTACTCCTACATCAACACGCGCGTTCGCGTCATGCGGACCAAGCTGCTGGACGGGCGTGCCCTGGACGCGGCGCTCGCGTCGGGCAGCTACCAGGAATTCCTGCGCGTCCTGAGCGAGACGGACTTCGCGCCCAACATGCGCGAAACCACCGCTGAGGGCGCGGGTCTGCCCGAACTCGACCGCGCCCTGTCGCAAAACCTCTTCGACACCACGCAGCGGGTGCTCGGCTTTGCCGACGGCGACGCCAAACGCGAAATCGAGACCCTGCTGATGAAGTGGGACCTCACCAACCTCAAGACCCTGGCGCGCGGCATCGTCAGCGGGCGCGGGGCCGAGACCATCCAGCAAAACCTGATTCCCGGCGGCACCATCAAGCCGAGTGTGCTGCAAACGGCGTCGCAATCGACCGACCTCGCGAGCGCGGCGACGGCCCTCGGCGTGGGCGGACACCCGCTCGCCAAGGTGTTTCGCAACGCGGTGACGGCCTACAACACGACGGGGCGCCTGCTCGACCTCGAGGTGCTGCTCGACCAGGGGTACTACCGCTACGCCACCCAGGTGTCGCGCGATACCAGCCTGCGCCGGTATCTGAGCCGCGAAATCGATATCACCAACGCGCTGATTGCCCGCAACTCGCGCGGCGGGACGCTCGACACCAACCTGTTCGTGCCGGGAGGCAGCCTCGACGCTGCCGGGTATGGACGGCTGGGCGCAGGTGACGCGGGCGGCAACGCCGACATCACCGCCATTCTCGAAGCCCCGAGCATCGAGGACGCCGAAGTGGCGGCGCGCACGGCGCTCGACCGCGCGGCCCGCAGCAGCGCGGTGTCGGACGTGGAAGGCGTGGGCATCATCCTCGACTTCCTGCGCCGCAAGGAAATCGAGGTCGCCAAACTCCGCCTCATCGGGCGCGGCAAGTACTACGACCTGCCCACCGACGAGATTCGCCGGGAGGTGCAGGCATGA
- a CDS encoding uracil-DNA glycosylase → MTDQPDLFGLAPDAPRPIIPANLPEDWQEALLPEFSAPYFHELTDFLRQERKEYTIYPPAPDVFNALRYTPLGEVKVLILGQDPYHGPNQAHGLSFSVRPGVRVPPSLRNIYKELTEDIPGFVAPKHGYLRSWAEQGVLLLNAVLTVRAGQANSHQGKGWEHFTDAVIKAVNAKEERVVFILWGSYARKKKKLITGKNHVVIESGHPSPLSEQYFFGTRPFSKTNEALEKAGRGPVEWQLPATVTEE, encoded by the coding sequence ATGACCGACCAACCCGACCTGTTCGGCCTTGCGCCGGATGCGCCCAGGCCCATCATTCCGGCCAACTTGCCTGAAGACTGGCAAGAGGCGCTGCTGCCCGAGTTCTCCGCGCCCTATTTCCATGAATTGACCGACTTTCTGCGCCAGGAACGCAAGGAGTACACCATCTACCCGCCCGCCCCCGACGTGTTCAATGCCCTGCGCTACACGCCGCTCGGAGAGGTCAAGGTGCTGATTCTCGGCCAGGACCCCTACCACGGCCCCAATCAGGCGCATGGCCTGAGCTTTTCCGTCCGGCCCGGCGTGCGCGTGCCGCCGAGCCTGCGCAACATCTACAAGGAACTCACCGAGGACATCCCCGGCTTCGTGGCGCCCAAGCACGGGTATCTGCGTTCATGGGCCGAGCAGGGCGTCTTGCTGCTCAATGCCGTGCTCACGGTGCGGGCGGGGCAGGCCAACAGCCACCAGGGCAAAGGCTGGGAACACTTCACCGACGCGGTGATCAAGGCCGTCAACGCCAAAGAGGAGCGCGTCGTCTTTATCCTCTGGGGCAGCTACGCCCGCAAGAAAAAGAAGCTGATTACCGGCAAAAACCACGTCGTCATCGAGTCGGGGCATCCCTCGCCGCTCAGCGAACAGTATTTCTTCGGCACCCGGCCCTTTTCCAAGACCAATGAGGCGCTGGAAAAAGCCGGGCGCGGGCCGGTGGAGTGGCAGTTGCCGGCCACGGTGACGGAGGAATGA
- a CDS encoding DNA topoisomerase IB, with protein MPSRTELLAEEYLRREGHDPQKFRYVHPDGTPYTDADGLARIARLAVPPAYQDVYVSPDAENELQAFGRDAAGRLQYRYHPDFVQAGALKKWQRLTRFAGALPTLKVATTADLRASGLPPRKVMALMTRLLHVARFRVGSDIYARQHKTYGLSTLRQRHVVVDGNTVTFRFKGKHGVSQHKATSDRTLAANMQKLLDLPGPWLFQTVDAGGGERRRIHSTELNAYLREVIGPFTAKDFRTWGGTLLAAEYLAQQGTESSERQAKKVLVDCVKFVADDLGNTPAVTRGSYICPVIFDRYLDGKVLDDYEPRTERQEAELEGLTRSEGALKRMLESERTLRQRGRALK; from the coding sequence ATGCCGAGCCGCACCGAACTCCTCGCCGAGGAATACCTGCGCCGCGAGGGCCACGACCCGCAGAAGTTCCGCTATGTCCACCCCGACGGCACGCCCTACACCGACGCGGACGGCCTCGCCCGCATTGCCCGGCTGGCGGTGCCCCCGGCGTATCAGGACGTGTACGTCTCGCCCGACGCCGAGAACGAGTTGCAGGCCTTCGGGCGCGACGCGGCGGGGCGCTTGCAGTACCGCTATCACCCCGATTTCGTGCAGGCGGGGGCGCTGAAAAAATGGCAACGGCTGACCCGCTTTGCCGGGGCGTTGCCCACGCTCAAAGTCGCCACCACCGCCGACCTGCGGGCGAGTGGCCTGCCGCCGCGCAAAGTGATGGCGCTGATGACGCGGCTGCTGCACGTGGCCCGCTTCCGGGTGGGGAGCGACATCTACGCCCGGCAGCACAAAACCTACGGCCTGAGCACCCTGCGCCAGCGGCATGTGGTGGTGGACGGCAACACCGTGACCTTCCGCTTCAAGGGCAAGCACGGCGTGTCGCAGCATAAGGCGACGAGTGACCGCACGCTCGCCGCCAACATGCAAAAGCTGCTCGACCTGCCCGGCCCCTGGCTGTTTCAGACGGTGGACGCGGGTGGGGGAGAGCGCCGCCGCATCCACTCGACTGAACTCAACGCCTACCTGCGCGAAGTCATTGGCCCCTTTACCGCCAAGGATTTCCGCACCTGGGGCGGCACGCTGCTCGCCGCCGAGTATCTGGCGCAGCAGGGCACAGAGAGCAGCGAGCGGCAGGCGAAAAAAGTGCTGGTGGACTGCGTGAAGTTCGTGGCCGACGACCTCGGCAACACGCCCGCCGTGACGCGGGGCAGTTATATCTGCCCGGTCATCTTCGACCGTTACCTCGACGGCAAGGTGCTCGACGACTACGAGCCGCGCACCGAGCGGCAGGAGGCCGAGCTCGAGGGCCTGACCCGTTCCGAGGGGGCCCTGAAACGCATGTTGGAAAGCGAGCGCACCCTGCGGCAGCGGGGCCGGGCGCTAAAATGA